The Thermodesulfovibrionales bacterium DNA window TGCGGCGGTGGGTGGTCCGCTACGGCCGGGAGTCGTCCACAGACTCGACAAGGAGACATCGGGTGTCATGGTGGTAGCCGTCGATGACGGAGCATACTATAACCTTGTGGAGCAATTCAGGCGGAGGGCCCTGCGAAGGAGATATATCGCAGTGATTTACGGAAGCCTGAAGGCGGACGCGGGCGAGATATCGCTTCCCATCGGCCGCTCCGAGACGGACAGGAAGAAGATGTCGACACGGGTCCGGAGGGGCAGAGAAGCCGTCACGCGATGGGAAGTCATACGCCGTTTCGGACCGGCCACGA harbors:
- a CDS encoding RluA family pseudouridine synthase translates to AAVGGPLRPGVVHRLDKETSGVMVVAVDDGAYYNLVEQFRRRALRRRYIAVIYGSLKADAGEISLPIGRSETDRKKMSTRVRRGREAVTRWEVIRRFGPATMIYARLGTGRTHQIRVHFASIGHPVVGDRTYGHKTVIEKGKETIAVPRQMLHAETLGFQHPVTGEYREFSSPLPADMQAVLDALCDDNKR